Proteins encoded together in one Bradyrhizobium sp. CB82 window:
- a CDS encoding YbaK/EbsC family protein, with translation MSLQSVRDFFAEKAPDITVIESPISSATVPLAAEAYGVEPGRIAKTLSLRIGERVILIVAAGTSRMDNKKVKTQFGGKPKMLGLEEVADITGHEVGGVCPFGLKAPLPIYCDMSLKAFDIVVPAAGSTHSAVRIAPDRLAELVGAEWVDVCEHRP, from the coding sequence ATGAGCCTTCAATCCGTTCGCGACTTCTTCGCCGAGAAAGCCCCCGATATCACCGTGATCGAATCGCCGATCAGCTCGGCGACGGTGCCGCTTGCCGCCGAGGCCTATGGCGTCGAGCCCGGTCGCATCGCAAAGACGCTGTCCTTGCGGATCGGCGAGCGCGTCATCCTGATCGTCGCGGCCGGAACCTCGCGCATGGACAACAAGAAGGTGAAGACACAGTTCGGCGGCAAGCCGAAGATGCTTGGCCTCGAAGAGGTCGCCGACATCACCGGCCACGAGGTCGGCGGCGTCTGCCCGTTCGGGCTGAAGGCGCCGCTGCCGATCTATTGCGACATGTCGCTGAAGGCGTTCGACATCGTGGTGCCCGCCGCGGGCTCGACCCACAGCGCGGTGCGCATCGCACCTGACCGGTTGGCTGAGCTCGTCGGCGCCGAATGGGTCGACGTCTGCGAGCATCGGCCTTAA
- the ykgO gene encoding type B 50S ribosomal protein L36, translating to MKVRNSLKSLRGRHRANRLVRRKGRVYVINKVQRRFKARQG from the coding sequence ATGAAGGTCCGTAACTCGCTGAAATCGCTGCGCGGTCGCCACCGCGCCAACCGCCTGGTCCGCCGCAAGGGCCGGGTCTATGTGATCAACAAGGTGCAGCGCCGCTTCAAGGCTCGCCAGGGCTGA
- a CDS encoding alpha/beta hydrolase — MIVFFVVTALVALVVVTLAGVWVVERAFPPQGEMIEVAGARLHVVDLGPRDAPLPIVMLHGASSNLEVMRRPLGDLLAEKHRVILIDRPGHGWSTRARLEDSTAEVQARMVDEALAKLGIGRAVFVVHSWSGALGARLALDHADRVAGLVMLAPVTHPWRGGVGRYNEIIATPVIGPLLAYTITLPLGYLLATPGARNVFLPQMMPDGFVQDSATPLLLRPREFIANAYDLVTLKESVAAQAPRYGEISAPTVVIAGEPDKTVSTNIHARPFAATVPNAKLIVLPDLGHMVQNTVPDLVKAEIEAMIAAIAAETAPAD, encoded by the coding sequence ATGATCGTATTTTTTGTCGTGACGGCGCTCGTTGCACTTGTCGTCGTCACGCTGGCCGGCGTTTGGGTCGTTGAGCGCGCCTTCCCGCCGCAGGGTGAGATGATCGAGGTCGCCGGTGCAAGGCTGCACGTCGTCGATCTCGGTCCACGCGACGCTCCCTTGCCGATCGTCATGCTGCATGGCGCGAGCTCGAATCTGGAGGTGATGCGGCGTCCGCTCGGCGACCTGCTTGCCGAAAAGCATCGCGTGATCCTGATCGATCGCCCCGGCCATGGCTGGAGCACGCGCGCGCGGCTCGAGGATTCGACGGCCGAGGTGCAGGCGCGAATGGTCGACGAGGCGCTTGCCAAGCTTGGCATCGGTCGCGCGGTATTCGTGGTGCATTCCTGGAGCGGGGCGCTCGGTGCGCGGCTTGCGCTCGATCACGCCGATCGTGTCGCCGGTCTCGTCATGCTGGCGCCGGTCACCCATCCCTGGCGCGGCGGCGTCGGGCGCTACAACGAGATCATTGCAACGCCGGTGATCGGCCCGCTACTCGCCTACACCATCACGCTGCCGCTCGGCTATCTGCTTGCAACGCCCGGCGCGCGCAACGTTTTCCTGCCGCAGATGATGCCGGACGGCTTCGTGCAGGATTCCGCGACGCCGCTGCTGCTGCGCCCGCGCGAGTTCATCGCCAATGCCTATGATCTGGTGACGCTGAAGGAGTCGGTGGCCGCGCAGGCTCCGCGCTATGGCGAGATTTCCGCGCCGACCGTGGTCATCGCCGGCGAGCCCGACAAGACGGTGTCCACCAATATCCACGCCCGCCCGTTCGCCGCGACCGTGCCGAATGCGAAGCTGATCGTGCTGCCCGATCTCGGCCACATGGTGCAGAACACCGTGCCGGACCTGGTGAAGGCCGAGATCGAGGCGATGATCGCCGCGATCGCGGCCGAGACGGCGCCCGCCGATTAG
- the cycA gene encoding cytochrome c-550 CycA, translated as MTKLTFGALVALAVTAAASTAISSKAMAQDVAAGKTSFNKCLACHAIGEGAKNKVGPELNGLDGRKSGTAPDYNYSDANKNSGITWGEAQFKEYIKDPKAKIPGTKMAFAGVKNEKEINDLWAYVSQFDKDGKIKQ; from the coding sequence ATGACAAAACTGACTTTCGGCGCGCTGGTTGCCCTCGCCGTGACTGCCGCAGCATCCACCGCCATATCTTCCAAAGCGATGGCGCAGGACGTCGCAGCCGGCAAGACGTCGTTCAACAAGTGCCTCGCCTGCCACGCGATCGGTGAAGGCGCGAAGAACAAGGTCGGACCGGAGCTCAACGGCCTCGACGGCCGCAAGTCCGGCACCGCACCGGATTACAATTATTCGGACGCCAACAAGAATTCCGGCATCACCTGGGGCGAGGCACAGTTCAAGGAATACATCAAGGATCCGAAGGCCAAGATCCCGGGCACCAAGATGGCGTTCGCCGGCGTCAAGAACGAGAAGGAGATCAACGATCTCTGGGCCTACGTCTCCCAGTTCGACAAGGACGGCAAGATCAAGCAGTAA
- a CDS encoding adenylate/guanylate cyclase domain-containing protein, whose product MTDDKVKRRLTTVLCADAYGYSRLMEADETGTLGTLRRYRTAIAGLVERHDGRIVNTWGDAVIAEFASVVEAVQCAVEIQQEISNQDSDPPSAHPMRFRIGINLGDVMVDGSDIYGDGVNIAARLQELAEPGGVVISGSVYDQVHNKLSVGFDCLGQRPMKNVAPVTSYRVTLSGRAAARGGFPADGSPISQGEKVAASEAGALRIGDRRETSTGMRFVSDWFANLPRPIAVALTVSGFLILINVFTGMHKIWFHWPVAALLFGVVLRTVLRHGHASDGGRKRRTSRD is encoded by the coding sequence ATGACCGATGACAAAGTGAAACGACGGCTGACCACGGTGCTGTGCGCCGATGCGTACGGCTATTCTCGCCTCATGGAAGCAGACGAGACGGGAACGTTGGGGACGCTGCGCCGCTACCGCACGGCCATCGCGGGACTGGTGGAGCGTCATGACGGGCGAATCGTGAATACCTGGGGCGATGCGGTGATCGCCGAGTTCGCCAGCGTCGTCGAGGCCGTGCAATGCGCCGTTGAGATTCAGCAGGAGATTTCCAACCAGGATTCGGACCCACCGAGCGCGCACCCGATGCGTTTTCGAATCGGCATCAATCTCGGAGACGTGATGGTGGACGGTTCCGACATCTATGGCGACGGAGTCAATATCGCGGCTCGGCTGCAAGAACTGGCCGAGCCCGGTGGCGTCGTGATCTCCGGCTCCGTCTACGATCAGGTGCACAACAAATTATCAGTTGGCTTCGACTGTCTCGGCCAGCGCCCAATGAAGAACGTTGCTCCCGTGACCAGCTATCGCGTGACCTTGAGCGGCCGAGCCGCCGCGCGTGGGGGCTTCCCAGCTGACGGGAGCCCCATCTCCCAGGGGGAAAAAGTTGCAGCCTCGGAAGCTGGTGCCTTACGGATTGGCGACAGACGCGAGACCTCCACAGGGATGCGTTTCGTCTCGGATTGGTTCGCGAACCTGCCTCGCCCGATTGCGGTGGCTCTCACGGTTTCGGGCTTTCTGATTCTGATCAATGTTTTCACCGGCATGCACAAGATCTGGTTCCATTGGCCGGTCGCAGCATTGCTGTTCGGCGTCGTCCTGCGGACGGTGCTCCGGCATGGACATGCGTCGGATGGAGGAAGAAAGCGCCGAACGAGTCGTGACTGA
- a CDS encoding sulfite exporter TauE/SafE family protein: protein MPPLDTAVIVLAGIAFLAAFVNGALGYGFSSLTVPVALVFYANRILNPAVVLVEVVTNFYVLFINLSGVAAVWKRVFPIIAGLLPGIGIGAWILTSVQPGWIKLGTYALILPLILIQAAGWRRPIRQTWLVGLPFGTALGILYSVTTISGPPLAILFNNQGLVKTEFRAGLALVRVAESSVTAIVYYQLGLFTAESQNILWVLVPCVAVGVPLGAYVIRHLDAETFRRICMSFDAWVVGFGFSRVLIELNLIQSPWAYVVLVLTFLIDGYLLYIFFRRRAASTRSQGALPTPGAPTGSDNRITSDVTEPPHDPLARLNTDVGYVVAILAIAMLVFAVFPPSRLP, encoded by the coding sequence ATGCCTCCTCTTGATACTGCGGTGATCGTTCTCGCTGGCATCGCTTTTCTTGCAGCCTTCGTAAATGGCGCGCTCGGCTATGGGTTTTCCTCGCTCACCGTGCCGGTGGCTCTCGTTTTCTATGCAAATCGCATCCTGAATCCCGCCGTCGTCCTCGTCGAGGTAGTCACCAACTTCTACGTTCTATTCATCAATTTGAGCGGCGTTGCTGCTGTATGGAAAAGGGTGTTTCCAATCATCGCCGGGCTCCTGCCCGGCATTGGAATCGGAGCCTGGATTCTCACTTCGGTTCAGCCAGGCTGGATCAAACTCGGGACCTACGCACTCATTCTGCCCCTCATCCTGATTCAGGCAGCGGGTTGGCGGAGACCAATTCGGCAGACATGGTTGGTTGGTCTTCCCTTCGGAACTGCGCTGGGCATCCTGTATTCGGTCACCACCATCTCGGGACCGCCGCTGGCGATCCTGTTCAACAACCAAGGGCTGGTCAAAACCGAATTTCGGGCCGGTCTCGCATTGGTTCGCGTGGCCGAGTCGAGCGTGACGGCCATCGTCTATTACCAGCTTGGCCTGTTTACGGCTGAAAGCCAGAACATCTTATGGGTTCTTGTTCCCTGTGTTGCCGTTGGTGTACCGCTCGGCGCCTATGTCATCCGCCATCTGGATGCGGAGACGTTTCGTCGGATATGCATGAGCTTTGATGCGTGGGTCGTGGGATTCGGCTTCTCCCGGGTGTTGATCGAGCTGAATTTGATCCAAAGCCCTTGGGCCTATGTCGTCCTGGTTCTCACATTTTTGATCGATGGCTATCTGTTGTACATCTTTTTCAGACGGAGAGCGGCTTCAACCCGCTCGCAAGGAGCGCTGCCTACGCCCGGCGCTCCGACTGGGTCGGATAATCGCATCACTTCGGACGTGACCGAGCCTCCCCACGACCCGCTTGCTCGGCTTAACACCGACGTCGGTTACGTTGTGGCGATCCTTGCAATCGCAATGCTGGTCTTTGCAGTCTTTCCTCCAAGCCGCTTGCCATAG
- a CDS encoding haloacid dehalogenase type II encodes MSLKAVVFDAYGTLYDIQSVADITEDAFPGYGEIITQVWRIKQLEYTWLRSLMRRYQDFAAVTRESLAYTLRVLGLAYERETFERVIEKYLHLDLYPDAASALAALKPRKLAILSNGSPDMLDALVRNSGLDHLLDATISVDAKTVFKPSPEAYALIGEVLGTQPDEVLFISSNPWDVAGAKAFGLNVAWIERVTPEAMALACVESDLVAPLTMFKAIRTQMDELGLAPDHRVRSLSELPEIAARL; translated from the coding sequence ATGAGCCTCAAAGCCGTCGTCTTCGACGCCTACGGAACGCTTTACGACATCCAGTCGGTCGCTGACATCACCGAGGATGCGTTTCCAGGCTACGGCGAGATCATCACGCAGGTCTGGCGTATCAAGCAGCTCGAATACACCTGGCTGCGCTCGCTGATGCGGCGCTACCAGGATTTCGCCGCGGTGACGCGCGAGTCGCTCGCCTACACGCTGCGCGTGCTCGGGCTCGCTTACGAGCGCGAGACATTCGAGCGCGTGATCGAGAAGTATTTGCATCTCGATCTCTATCCGGATGCAGCAAGCGCGCTCGCAGCGCTGAAGCCGCGCAAGCTCGCCATCCTCTCCAACGGCAGCCCGGACATGCTTGATGCGCTCGTGCGCAATTCCGGCCTCGATCATCTGCTCGATGCCACGATCAGCGTCGATGCGAAGACGGTCTTCAAGCCGAGCCCGGAGGCCTATGCGTTGATCGGCGAGGTGCTCGGCACGCAACCCGACGAGGTGCTGTTCATCTCCTCGAACCCGTGGGACGTCGCCGGCGCCAAGGCATTCGGGCTGAACGTCGCCTGGATCGAGCGGGTGACGCCGGAAGCCATGGCACTGGCTTGCGTCGAGAGCGATCTCGTGGCACCGCTGACGATGTTCAAGGCGATCCGGACCCAGATGGACGAGCTGGGCCTTGCGCCCGATCATCGTGTCCGCTCACTATCCGAACTGCCCGAGATTGCCGCCCGCCTATGA
- a CDS encoding tetratricopeptide repeat protein, giving the protein MAVRFLFAHPLRLAALLAALMVVAPAFAQDDPSGPPVKQKKLPEAPAKLPKVDRTKNLDFLFGALKAAPDDVSAKHVEARIWAIWLQTPSDTAALLMTRAKAAVDAQKIDVAIKLLDAVIKLRPDYVEAWNRRATLYYMQNDYGRSLADIREVLIREPRHFGALAGLGMIMQEIGDEKRALDAYRKALAINPHLDKIPDQVKSLTEKVEGRDI; this is encoded by the coding sequence ATGGCAGTGAGATTCTTGTTTGCGCACCCCCTCCGTCTGGCCGCCCTGTTGGCTGCGCTGATGGTCGTCGCGCCCGCTTTCGCGCAGGATGATCCCTCAGGTCCGCCTGTGAAGCAGAAGAAGCTTCCCGAGGCGCCGGCGAAACTGCCCAAGGTCGACCGCACCAAGAATCTCGATTTCCTGTTCGGCGCGCTGAAGGCGGCTCCAGATGATGTCAGCGCCAAGCACGTCGAGGCGCGGATCTGGGCGATCTGGCTCCAGACGCCCAGCGATACGGCGGCGCTGCTGATGACGCGGGCCAAGGCGGCCGTGGATGCGCAGAAGATCGACGTTGCAATCAAGCTTCTCGATGCCGTCATCAAGCTCCGCCCGGACTATGTCGAGGCCTGGAACCGGCGCGCCACGCTCTACTATATGCAGAACGATTATGGCCGGTCGCTCGCCGACATCCGCGAGGTGCTGATCCGGGAGCCGCGCCATTTCGGCGCACTCGCAGGGCTCGGCATGATCATGCAGGAGATCGGCGACGAGAAGCGCGCGCTCGATGCCTACCGCAAGGCGCTCGCCATCAACCCGCACCTCGACAAGATCCCCGACCAGGTCAAGTCTCTGACCGAGAAGGTCGAAGGGCGGGATATCTAG
- a CDS encoding amidohydrolase family protein, whose protein sequence is MPKLKLPNIDDVMAIDIHTHAEEPCGCHPDDGYDDFQAQMAEYFKSPNKHPPTVPETAAYYRSKKIAAVIFPVDAERETGFRRYNNYEMLEVASEHLDVLIPFVSIDPHKGKLGAREARRLIEEYGVRGFKFHPTMQGFYANDRMAYPLYEEINNGGAIALFHTGQTGVGSGMPGGMGMRLKYSNPMYMDDVAADFPDLKIILAHPSFPWQEEALSVATHKPNVYIDLSGWSPKYFPPILVRYINSILQDKMLFGSDWPVITPDRWLADFAKIDIRDEIRPKVLKANARKLLGI, encoded by the coding sequence ATGCCCAAGCTGAAGCTGCCCAATATCGACGACGTCATGGCGATCGACATCCACACCCACGCCGAGGAGCCCTGCGGTTGCCACCCCGACGACGGCTATGACGATTTCCAGGCGCAGATGGCGGAGTACTTCAAGTCGCCGAACAAGCATCCGCCGACCGTGCCCGAGACCGCGGCCTACTACCGCTCGAAGAAAATCGCTGCCGTGATTTTCCCGGTCGATGCCGAGCGCGAGACCGGCTTCCGCCGCTACAACAATTACGAGATGCTCGAGGTCGCCTCCGAACATCTCGACGTCCTCATTCCCTTCGTCTCGATCGACCCGCACAAGGGCAAGCTCGGCGCGCGCGAGGCGCGCAGGCTGATCGAGGAATACGGCGTGCGCGGCTTCAAATTCCACCCGACCATGCAGGGCTTCTATGCCAACGACCGCATGGCCTATCCCCTCTATGAAGAGATCAACAATGGCGGCGCGATCGCACTGTTCCATACCGGCCAGACCGGCGTCGGCTCGGGCATGCCCGGCGGCATGGGGATGCGGCTGAAATATTCCAACCCGATGTACATGGATGACGTGGCGGCGGATTTCCCCGACCTCAAGATCATCCTCGCCCACCCCTCCTTCCCCTGGCAGGAGGAAGCGCTGTCGGTCGCGACCCACAAGCCGAACGTCTATATCGACCTGTCCGGCTGGTCGCCGAAATATTTCCCGCCGATCCTGGTGCGCTACATCAACTCGATCCTGCAGGATAAGATGCTGTTCGGCTCGGACTGGCCGGTGATCACACCGGACCGGTGGCTGGCTGATTTCGCCAAGATCGACATCCGCGACGAGATCCGGCCGAAGGTGCTCAAGGCGAACGCAAGGAAGCTGCTGGGGATCTAG
- a CDS encoding SRPBCC domain-containing protein, with amino-acid sequence MQEALVVRRETHIPAPRAAVFAFLTDPEKILRWMGTEAQVEPQSGGLYLVNVTGARFARGSFREVVPVHRLAYSFGWDGSEVVPPSSSLVEIDLMEQPDGTLLRLTHTGLPSAEQCAGHAEGWAHYLDRLAEVAAGRDPGPDPWHGRTGNE; translated from the coding sequence ATGCAAGAGGCACTCGTCGTCCGCCGCGAGACGCACATCCCGGCGCCGCGCGCCGCGGTGTTCGCGTTCCTGACTGATCCGGAGAAGATCCTTCGGTGGATGGGAACGGAGGCGCAGGTCGAGCCTCAGTCCGGCGGGCTTTATCTCGTCAATGTCACCGGCGCTCGCTTTGCTCGCGGGTCCTTCCGCGAGGTGGTGCCCGTGCATCGCCTCGCCTATAGCTTCGGCTGGGACGGTAGCGAGGTGGTGCCGCCGTCATCAAGCCTGGTCGAGATCGACCTGATGGAGCAGCCGGACGGAACGCTGCTGCGCCTGACCCATACGGGCCTGCCCAGTGCCGAGCAATGCGCCGGCCACGCAGAAGGCTGGGCCCATTACCTCGACCGGCTGGCCGAGGTTGCAGCGGGACGCGACCCGGGCCCGGACCCCTGGCACGGCCGTACTGGCAACGAGTGA
- a CDS encoding glutathione S-transferase: protein MTDIILHHYEISPYSEKVRLGLGLKGLAWRSVEIPVIMPKPDLTALTGGYRKTPVLQIGADIYCDSQLIMRELERRHPTPSFYPAGHGAADALAWWAEKTTFSPAVSIKFAKRPDELPEGFLEDRAKFSGRNIDPAAMMAAVPNLLDQLRAHFDWLNQMLTDGRSFLQGSAASLADLAAYHPIWFLKQNFGPTAVPLDGFPSLLSWTERIAAIGHGRRSPMTSKKALDAARDATSIASVIPDPRDPIGRKPGQTVTVTPDDTGRDPVVGELVASGVHEIVIRRSDPAVGEVCVHFPRAGFVVMSA, encoded by the coding sequence ATGACCGATATCATCCTGCACCACTACGAGATCTCTCCCTATTCGGAGAAAGTGCGACTCGGTCTTGGTCTGAAGGGCTTGGCCTGGAGATCGGTGGAAATCCCCGTCATCATGCCAAAACCCGACCTGACGGCGCTGACCGGAGGCTACCGCAAGACGCCCGTGTTGCAGATCGGTGCAGACATCTATTGCGATAGCCAGTTGATCATGCGCGAACTCGAGCGCCGGCATCCCACCCCGAGCTTCTATCCCGCCGGCCACGGCGCGGCCGATGCGCTTGCCTGGTGGGCCGAGAAGACAACATTCAGCCCGGCTGTTAGCATCAAGTTTGCGAAGAGACCCGACGAGTTGCCCGAGGGATTTCTCGAAGACCGGGCCAAATTCTCCGGCCGAAATATCGATCCGGCCGCGATGATGGCGGCAGTACCGAACTTGCTCGATCAGTTGCGCGCGCATTTCGATTGGCTGAATCAGATGCTCACCGACGGTCGCTCATTCTTGCAGGGCTCTGCCGCGAGCCTTGCCGATCTCGCCGCCTACCATCCGATTTGGTTCTTGAAACAAAATTTCGGGCCAACGGCGGTGCCGCTCGACGGCTTTCCGAGCCTGCTGAGTTGGACCGAGCGCATTGCCGCAATCGGCCACGGCAGGCGAAGCCCAATGACCTCGAAAAAAGCGCTCGATGCGGCGAGGGACGCTACGTCGATCGCCAGCGTAATCCCCGATCCACGAGATCCGATCGGCCGGAAACCTGGTCAGACAGTGACCGTCACGCCGGATGACACCGGACGCGACCCGGTCGTCGGCGAGTTGGTCGCCTCGGGCGTCCATGAGATCGTCATCCGACGCAGCGATCCCGCGGTCGGAGAGGTCTGTGTGCATTTCCCACGCGCCGGTTTTGTCGTGATGTCCGCCTGA
- a CDS encoding DUF2867 domain-containing protein, translated as MSMGLDRKPQVRRTTPPSESVVASWYQNASLLDSYSIDLSASEQSSMRELATRTLVNPPAWQKALIALRDAMVTPFGIKTSDTVRTSRDSHERVDFFPVHWEGKDEIVLGTDDRHLDFRLSLLRRHSPIGTLLIATTVVHTHNALGFTYLNAIRPFHHLVVRANLARCAQTQLQ; from the coding sequence ATGAGCATGGGTTTAGACCGCAAACCGCAGGTACGCCGGACGACGCCGCCGTCGGAAAGTGTCGTTGCGAGCTGGTATCAGAACGCCAGTTTACTCGATAGCTACAGCATTGACTTGAGTGCATCGGAACAGTCGAGCATGCGCGAGCTGGCGACGCGGACACTCGTCAATCCACCCGCGTGGCAAAAGGCGTTGATCGCGCTGCGCGACGCCATGGTCACGCCCTTTGGCATCAAAACCTCCGATACGGTCAGGACGTCCCGGGACAGCCATGAACGGGTGGACTTCTTCCCGGTGCACTGGGAGGGCAAGGACGAAATTGTGCTCGGTACGGATGATCGACACCTGGACTTCCGGCTATCTCTGCTCCGACGCCATTCTCCAATAGGCACGTTGCTCATCGCGACAACCGTTGTGCATACCCACAATGCCTTGGGCTTCACCTATCTCAACGCGATCAGGCCTTTTCATCACCTCGTGGTCAGGGCCAACCTGGCACGCTGTGCACAAACACAACTGCAGTAG
- a CDS encoding helix-turn-helix domain-containing protein gives MPPPVQSCTPNLPGFTCGLDATLRVIAGKWKPLILYFLAQGGPTRYGELRRAVRHVSDKMLIQQLKELEADGLVKRTDYKEVPPRVDYSLTALGRSLAEALVPLCSWGTEHIAEVSRVFAQRDASNTKAR, from the coding sequence ATGCCACCACCTGTCCAGAGCTGCACGCCGAATTTGCCGGGCTTCACGTGCGGGCTCGATGCGACGTTGCGGGTCATCGCCGGCAAGTGGAAGCCGCTGATCCTGTACTTCCTCGCTCAAGGCGGCCCGACCCGCTACGGCGAACTCCGGCGGGCAGTACGCCACGTTAGCGACAAGATGCTGATCCAGCAGCTCAAGGAGCTGGAGGCCGATGGTCTCGTGAAACGGACTGACTACAAGGAGGTGCCTCCGCGGGTAGACTACAGCCTCACCGCTTTGGGCCGCAGTCTGGCCGAAGCCCTCGTGCCACTCTGCTCCTGGGGCACGGAGCACATCGCGGAAGTCAGCCGAGTCTTCGCCCAGCGCGACGCCTCGAATACCAAAGCACGGTAA
- a CDS encoding SDR family oxidoreductase, whose translation MSRLQGKTAVVTGGGTGIGLGAAKRFVDEGAFVYLFGRRQEPLDAAVAQLGSSARAVRGSVTDLSDLDRLYAAVKAERGGLDILFANAGTGSFAPLGEITPEHYDQIFDVNVKGLVFTVQKALPLMTKGASIILTGSSTGVMGTPQFSIYSATKAAIRNLARSWAQDLRGTGIRVNVLSPGPTKTELALEVVGEEAFNALGSMTPLGRVGDPIETGAVAAFLASSDSSFMTGGEVFVDGGLAQV comes from the coding sequence ATGAGCAGACTACAGGGCAAGACGGCAGTGGTGACCGGCGGCGGAACCGGCATCGGACTTGGCGCGGCGAAACGGTTCGTCGATGAAGGCGCGTTCGTCTATCTCTTCGGGCGGCGGCAGGAGCCGCTCGATGCCGCCGTGGCGCAGCTCGGGTCCTCGGCGCGCGCCGTCAGGGGCTCGGTGACGGATCTGTCCGATCTCGACCGGCTGTACGCGGCGGTCAAAGCCGAACGAGGCGGGCTCGACATTCTGTTCGCCAACGCCGGGACAGGGTCGTTTGCGCCACTCGGCGAGATCACGCCCGAGCATTACGATCAGATATTCGACGTCAATGTGAAGGGGCTGGTGTTCACGGTGCAGAAGGCGCTGCCACTGATGACGAAGGGGGCGTCGATCATTCTCACCGGCTCGAGCACGGGGGTGATGGGGACGCCGCAGTTCAGCATCTACAGCGCGACCAAGGCCGCGATCCGCAATCTGGCGCGCAGCTGGGCGCAGGACCTGCGCGGCACCGGCATCCGCGTCAATGTGCTGTCGCCGGGGCCGACCAAGACTGAGCTGGCACTGGAGGTCGTGGGCGAGGAAGCGTTCAATGCGCTCGGAAGCATGACGCCGCTCGGGCGCGTTGGAGACCCGATTGAGACGGGTGCCGTGGCCGCGTTCCTGGCGTCATCGGACAGCAGCTTCATGACCGGCGGCGAGGTTTTCGTCGATGGAGGCCTCGCACAAGTCTGA